In the Mesorhizobium sp. genome, one interval contains:
- a CDS encoding kinesin, with protein sequence MARKPNTTSPIDRDVDKELEKALEFDLSGEDIDFSSSMDELEAQISQAADDLVKESRGDAVSTTAQVATQATKTPAAAPATAARTASKTAASTPAAPSPANAGSARKGEPLRPVETPAASTASAPISFQPANDDRLRDYSSVQQSQARGSSRSISVFMALLSVAWVAGGLALGHLLYAPQIWAIRTAQQLLAMPQVIALAIAIVVPLLLFWAFAAMMRRAQEMRLAAQSMAEAAFRLTEPENLAEDRVRKVSQAVRREVQAMGEGIERTLARAVELETLVHTEVNELERAYTENEMRIRSLVDGLGSEREAVITHAERVRASISGAHELLKEQLTSSSTIIHDSVAEASNRLTSMISGSGETLVNRINDSGRAIYGAIDERMDTISDRIITSGEAFASLLDTRIASLTDRTDEASRALSDMLDSRTSDMVSLLGGKSRTLAEEFDSRLAGIERTLAERGQSLISEFETRVQALDQGTATLNAALEARARQINETLVERAREIAGAFSAGREGMAGVIEETKSRIGADLAELVMSTSTMLENRANEFSQRLEGGRQLISTALDTDLASLAEARTALDETVGAHAVKLAEGRNYLSSILQEDLARVEQTRAELDQRLENHAQMLAQGRGVLTSALDDDMRRLAEARAEIDARIADHTATLEEGRSFLSRVLDEDLSKLEQIRAEIDRRVEEHSRLLSDGRNVLSGVMDEDLAKLAQARAAIDASVERHVEKLAEGRDIMTHALQADLEKLAATRAEIDNAIQSGIARLAEGQGDVGQALSLEIAKIEEAFHSQIGVVEGRTQAIEAALANGVENVRTVLERSAGAVAGALRDRVLEITAALTEDAGRAFEDADQKIAERIDLANAAFSARAAEIAQAFDAIDGRIVGRIDEASNAISRRTDEFALTIDHADDKLGQRIDAVSEIIAHRADDLGRAVEQVDDRLAQRIDATSGAIAARADELSHAVEQINDRLAQRIDSASGAVAARADELSHTIEQIDGRLAQRIDAASGIIANRTDDLSRTIEQVDEKLGERIQEVTTVVATRVGDLSRAVAKVDERLSERIEQTSSAIAVRSDDLVRVIDQADGRFGERVEMAAGLISARADDLARAVEQIDGRLVERIDQVTGAADARAEDLSKTIEQIDGKISERIVLASDLINARANDLSNTLRQVDDRLAQHVDIAADKLSERAQDLVRTFGDADQKIVERIDYASGLFGARAEDVARTFADVDRVIEDRVNVAANTITAKVEELDRTFSNADQKFAERIDLAAAAMAARADDLSRTFDNVDQRLVDRIDYAGSALSARAEDFAGVFDAADRKLAMRLEEGSAALSDHADGIVRAFDDVDRKLVERSERTAEELHARARAIEDTLVNIEHRLGDSADTIVAHMGNQIDSVERRLAEGAELVGQKLIEQVSVSEAQLVSRANVIAETFAAVNKHIGQRTNEAASTFDAHTRELSEMLANRTSEIGRVLDEQAKPLIEKFSESGGELQRSLEEATHAATERLRHENAALVNALATRTAETLAAVDKARSSLGEGVAELIDRLASSNAQLGHLINVASNNLSELEERLTGTTHSFATAAEKAAQTFSSSSRLIDVNATKLTELSSTTLKDIAAIAHRFDDHSRVLASASDLLGSAQSNLASTLDDRQSALETLAVGLVKKSEDIERVMRAFEDLVQRAFDKADGRARETTEHMRSAVSEVVEAATQRFADATQEIRRTASTIRAELEETRNELRKGVLDLPEETKETTSAMRRAVAEQINALKELSDIVARSGRSFDTGGKSAALPRSAPPAARLDAPPPRAPEPHAPEPAKRPTPAAQPQRAETPRAAAPRQTEPAQGGWVSNLLRRASEDDETAPVAPAPARAEAPQRSPLHVVESLNSLSVDIARAIDHDASIELWDRYRRGERNVFTRRLYTLKGQQTFDEIRRKYEAEPEFRAAVDRYCDDFERLIADVTRTDRDSMMAQTYLSSDTGKVYTMLAHASGRLK encoded by the coding sequence ATGGCGCGTAAACCAAACACCACGTCTCCCATCGACCGCGACGTGGACAAGGAACTGGAAAAGGCGCTCGAATTCGACCTCAGCGGCGAGGATATCGACTTCTCCTCATCAATGGACGAGCTCGAGGCCCAGATATCCCAAGCCGCCGACGACCTCGTCAAGGAAAGTCGCGGCGACGCCGTTTCCACAACCGCTCAGGTCGCGACCCAGGCGACCAAAACGCCCGCTGCCGCGCCGGCGACGGCCGCCAGAACGGCCTCAAAGACCGCGGCGAGCACGCCCGCGGCGCCCTCGCCTGCCAATGCCGGGTCCGCCAGGAAGGGCGAGCCGCTTCGTCCGGTCGAGACCCCCGCCGCGTCGACGGCTTCGGCACCGATCTCCTTCCAGCCGGCCAATGACGACCGCCTGCGCGACTATTCGTCCGTTCAACAGTCGCAGGCGCGCGGATCGTCGCGCTCGATTTCCGTCTTCATGGCACTGCTCAGCGTCGCATGGGTCGCGGGCGGGCTGGCGCTTGGTCATCTTCTCTACGCGCCGCAGATCTGGGCGATCCGTACCGCGCAGCAGCTTCTCGCAATGCCGCAGGTCATCGCGCTTGCCATCGCGATCGTCGTGCCGCTGCTTCTGTTCTGGGCTTTCGCCGCGATGATGCGCCGCGCGCAGGAAATGCGACTTGCAGCGCAGTCGATGGCCGAGGCGGCATTCCGCCTGACTGAGCCGGAAAACCTGGCCGAAGACCGCGTCCGCAAGGTCAGCCAGGCCGTCCGCCGGGAAGTTCAGGCAATGGGCGAAGGCATCGAACGCACCCTCGCCCGCGCGGTCGAACTTGAGACACTGGTCCATACCGAGGTCAACGAACTCGAGCGGGCCTATACCGAAAACGAGATGCGAATCCGCTCCCTCGTCGACGGGCTGGGCAGCGAGCGCGAAGCCGTGATCACGCATGCCGAGCGTGTGCGTGCCTCGATTTCCGGCGCTCACGAACTGCTGAAGGAGCAGCTCACCTCGTCGAGCACGATCATCCACGACAGCGTCGCCGAGGCGTCGAACCGCCTCACCTCGATGATTTCCGGTTCAGGCGAAACGCTGGTCAATCGGATCAACGACAGCGGTCGCGCCATCTATGGCGCGATCGACGAGCGGATGGACACGATCTCCGACCGGATCATCACCTCGGGCGAAGCATTCGCCAGCCTCCTCGACACGCGGATCGCCAGCCTTACGGACCGCACCGACGAAGCTTCGCGGGCGCTCTCCGACATGCTCGACAGCCGCACCTCGGACATGGTGTCCCTCCTCGGCGGCAAGTCCCGCACGCTGGCGGAAGAGTTCGATTCGCGCCTTGCCGGCATAGAGCGGACATTGGCCGAGCGCGGGCAGTCGCTGATCAGCGAGTTCGAGACCCGGGTCCAGGCGCTGGACCAGGGGACCGCCACGCTCAATGCCGCGCTCGAGGCGCGGGCCCGCCAGATCAACGAAACCCTCGTTGAGCGCGCCCGGGAGATTGCGGGCGCCTTCAGCGCCGGCCGGGAGGGTATGGCCGGCGTCATCGAGGAAACCAAGTCGCGTATCGGCGCCGATCTCGCCGAACTCGTCATGTCGACCTCGACCATGCTCGAGAACCGCGCGAACGAATTCTCCCAGCGCCTCGAAGGCGGCCGTCAGCTCATCTCGACCGCGCTCGATACGGACCTTGCCAGCCTGGCCGAGGCCCGCACCGCGCTCGACGAGACCGTTGGCGCCCATGCGGTCAAGCTCGCGGAAGGCCGCAACTACCTGTCGAGCATCCTGCAGGAGGATCTGGCGCGCGTCGAGCAAACCCGCGCCGAACTCGACCAGAGGCTCGAAAATCACGCCCAGATGCTGGCGCAAGGCCGCGGTGTCCTGACCTCTGCGCTGGACGACGACATGCGCCGCCTGGCGGAAGCGCGGGCCGAGATTGACGCCCGGATCGCCGACCACACGGCAACGCTCGAGGAAGGACGAAGCTTCCTGTCGCGGGTTCTCGACGAGGACCTGTCGAAACTCGAACAGATCCGTGCAGAGATCGACAGGCGGGTCGAGGAGCATTCGCGCCTTCTGTCGGATGGCCGCAATGTGCTCTCCGGGGTCATGGACGAAGATCTCGCCAAGCTGGCGCAGGCGCGCGCCGCAATCGATGCGTCCGTTGAGCGTCACGTCGAGAAGCTTGCCGAGGGTCGCGATATCATGACCCACGCGCTGCAGGCGGATTTGGAAAAGCTCGCCGCGACACGCGCCGAGATCGACAACGCGATCCAGAGCGGAATCGCCCGTCTTGCCGAGGGACAGGGCGACGTCGGCCAGGCCCTGTCGTTGGAGATAGCGAAAATAGAGGAGGCGTTCCACAGCCAGATCGGCGTCGTCGAGGGCCGTACTCAGGCGATCGAGGCGGCCCTGGCCAATGGCGTGGAGAACGTCCGCACGGTTCTGGAGCGGAGTGCGGGAGCCGTGGCCGGTGCGCTGCGCGACCGCGTTCTCGAGATAACCGCAGCCCTGACTGAAGACGCGGGACGCGCCTTCGAGGACGCCGATCAGAAGATCGCCGAGAGGATCGATCTTGCCAACGCCGCTTTCTCCGCCCGCGCGGCCGAGATCGCGCAGGCATTCGACGCGATTGACGGCAGGATTGTCGGCCGTATCGACGAGGCATCGAATGCGATCTCCCGCCGGACGGACGAATTCGCCCTGACGATCGACCATGCCGACGACAAGCTGGGGCAGCGCATCGACGCCGTGTCCGAAATCATCGCGCACCGTGCCGACGATCTCGGTCGCGCGGTTGAGCAGGTCGACGACAGGCTGGCGCAGCGTATCGATGCGACATCCGGGGCCATCGCAGCCCGCGCAGACGAACTCTCGCATGCCGTCGAGCAGATCAACGACAGGCTGGCGCAGCGTATCGATTCGGCGTCCGGGGCCGTCGCGGCGCGTGCCGACGAACTGTCACACACAATCGAGCAGATCGACGGCAGGCTGGCGCAGCGCATTGACGCGGCGTCCGGAATCATCGCGAACCGGACCGACGATCTCTCGCGCACCATCGAGCAGGTCGACGAAAAGCTCGGCGAGCGCATCCAGGAGGTCACGACCGTCGTGGCGACCCGCGTGGGCGATCTCTCGCGCGCGGTGGCTAAAGTCGACGAACGGCTCTCGGAGCGGATCGAACAGACCTCCTCGGCAATCGCCGTGCGGTCCGACGACCTGGTCCGCGTCATCGATCAGGCCGACGGGCGGTTCGGTGAACGCGTCGAGATGGCGGCCGGCCTGATTTCGGCGCGGGCCGACGACCTCGCCCGTGCCGTCGAGCAGATCGACGGCCGTTTGGTGGAGCGTATCGACCAGGTCACCGGCGCCGCCGATGCGCGCGCGGAAGACCTTTCGAAGACCATCGAGCAGATCGATGGCAAGATATCCGAACGGATCGTGCTTGCGTCCGATCTCATCAATGCGCGCGCGAACGATCTGTCGAACACGCTCCGGCAAGTCGACGACCGGCTGGCCCAGCATGTCGACATCGCTGCCGACAAACTTTCCGAGAGGGCGCAGGATCTGGTCCGCACTTTCGGCGATGCCGATCAGAAGATTGTCGAACGCATCGACTACGCGTCCGGTCTGTTCGGCGCCCGGGCCGAGGATGTCGCGCGGACCTTCGCGGATGTCGACCGGGTGATCGAGGATCGCGTTAACGTCGCCGCCAACACCATCACTGCCAAGGTGGAAGAACTCGACCGCACCTTCAGCAACGCCGACCAGAAATTCGCCGAACGCATCGACCTCGCCGCGGCGGCGATGGCGGCGCGTGCCGATGATTTGTCGCGGACCTTCGACAATGTCGACCAGAGGCTGGTCGATCGCATCGACTATGCGGGCAGCGCCCTCTCCGCCCGGGCCGAGGATTTCGCTGGCGTCTTCGACGCGGCGGACCGCAAGCTCGCGATGCGCCTGGAGGAAGGGTCGGCCGCCTTGTCGGATCACGCCGACGGCATCGTGCGCGCGTTCGACGACGTCGACCGCAAGCTTGTCGAGCGCAGCGAACGGACTGCCGAGGAACTGCACGCGCGGGCCCGTGCGATCGAGGATACGCTCGTCAATATCGAGCACCGGCTCGGCGACAGCGCAGATACAATTGTCGCCCATATGGGCAACCAGATCGATTCGGTCGAACGCCGGCTGGCTGAAGGGGCCGAATTGGTCGGCCAGAAGCTGATCGAGCAGGTCTCGGTTTCCGAGGCTCAGCTGGTCTCCCGGGCCAACGTCATCGCGGAAACCTTTGCCGCGGTGAACAAGCACATCGGCCAGCGCACCAACGAGGCCGCTTCGACCTTCGATGCCCATACGCGCGAACTCAGCGAAATGCTGGCAAACCGCACGTCCGAGATCGGCCGGGTGCTGGACGAGCAGGCCAAGCCCCTCATCGAGAAGTTCTCTGAGAGTGGGGGCGAATTGCAGCGCAGCCTGGAGGAGGCGACGCATGCGGCGACCGAGCGACTGCGCCACGAGAACGCAGCATTGGTCAACGCCCTCGCGACCCGCACCGCCGAAACCCTGGCCGCCGTCGACAAGGCGCGTAGCAGCCTCGGCGAAGGCGTGGCGGAACTGATCGATCGTCTTGCCTCGTCGAACGCCCAGCTCGGCCATCTCATCAATGTGGCGTCCAACAATCTCTCCGAGCTGGAAGAGCGACTCACGGGCACGACCCATTCCTTCGCCACGGCGGCGGAGAAGGCGGCGCAGACATTCTCGAGTTCTTCCCGCCTCATCGACGTCAATGCGACCAAGCTCACCGAATTGTCGTCGACCACGCTGAAGGACATTGCCGCGATCGCGCACCGCTTCGATGACCACAGCCGCGTGCTGGCGTCTGCCTCAGACCTCCTCGGCTCGGCGCAGTCCAACCTCGCCTCGACGCTCGACGATCGCCAATCGGCGTTGGAGACGCTGGCCGTCGGCCTCGTCAAGAAGTCCGAGGACATCGAGCGGGTCATGCGCGCTTTCGAGGATCTGGTCCAGCGCGCCTTCGACAAGGCCGACGGGCGCGCCCGCGAGACGACCGAACACATGCGCAGCGCGGTGTCTGAGGTCGTGGAAGCCGCGACCCAGCGTTTTGCCGATGCGACGCAGGAGATACGCCGCACCGCCAGCACCATCCGCGCCGAGCTGGAGGAGACACGCAACGAGTTGCGCAAGGGTGTCCTCGACCTGCCGGAAGAGACCAAGGAAACGACCTCGGCCATGCGCCGTGCCGTCGCCGAGCAGATCAATGCGCTGAAGGAACTGTCCGATATCGTGGCACGCTCGGGCCGCAGCTTCGATACCGGCGGCAAGTCGGCAGCCCTGCCTCGGTCGGCGCCCCCCGCGGCCCGTCTCGACGCCCCGCCGCCACGTGCCCCGGAGCCCCACGCGCCGGAGCCGGCCAAGCGCCCGACGCCGGCGGCGCAGCCGCAGCGCGCCGAGACACCTCGCGCTGCGGCCCCTCGACAGACGGAACCAGCCCAGGGCGGCTGGGTCAGCAACCTGCTACGGCGTGCTTCCGAAGACGATGAAACCGCACCTGTCGCGCCTGCGCCTGCCCGCGCCGAAGCTCCGCAGCGCTCTCCGCTTCACGTCGTCGAGTCGCTCAACTCGCTGTCGGTGGACATCGCACGCGCAATCGACCACGACGCCTCGATCGAACTCTGGGACCGCTATCGCCGGGGCGAGCGCAACGTGTTTACCCGCCGGCTCTACACGCTCAAGGGTCAGCAGACCTTCGACGAGATCCGCCGCAAATACGAGGCCGAGCCGGAGTTCCGCGCCGCGGTCGACCGCTATTGCGACGATTTCGAGCGGCTGATCGCCGACGTCACCCGCACCGATCGCGACTCGATGATGGCGCAGACCTATCTCTCGTCCGACACCGGCAAGGTCTACACCATGCTGGCGCATGCGAGCGGCCGCCTCAAGTAG
- a CDS encoding Hpt domain-containing protein — protein MGQANLQTVAYASPGGEACPPSRTRPVDLVHLARQTLGDRDLEREVLALFVQQATMVRERISAANASERKFLAHGLRGSAAGIGAFAVAKTASEIEHDPDADSLLLHLAARIDEVRDFIASISR, from the coding sequence ATGGGGCAAGCGAATCTTCAGACGGTAGCCTATGCCAGTCCCGGTGGAGAGGCATGCCCGCCGTCGCGAACACGTCCGGTCGATCTCGTACATCTCGCACGCCAGACCCTTGGCGACCGGGATCTCGAGCGCGAGGTCCTGGCGCTTTTCGTCCAGCAGGCGACGATGGTTCGGGAGCGGATTTCAGCCGCCAACGCCTCGGAACGAAAATTTCTCGCGCATGGCCTGCGGGGTTCGGCCGCCGGCATCGGAGCGTTCGCGGTCGCCAAGACGGCGTCCGAAATCGAGCATGACCCCGACGCCGATTCGCTGCTGCTGCATCTGGCCGCCCGCATCGACGAAGTGAGGGATTTCATCGCGTCGATCAGCCGCTAA
- a CDS encoding 2Fe-2S iron-sulfur cluster-binding protein, whose amino-acid sequence MTKLTYIAFDGTQFDVEAENGSTVMENAIRNAVPGIEAECGGACACATCHVYVDEAWTDEVGEPEAMEEDMLDFAYEVQPNSRLSCQIKVRDALDGLVVRIPERQA is encoded by the coding sequence ATGACAAAGCTGACCTATATCGCCTTCGACGGCACACAGTTCGACGTCGAGGCCGAAAACGGCTCCACCGTGATGGAGAACGCGATCCGCAATGCGGTGCCGGGTATCGAAGCCGAGTGCGGTGGAGCCTGCGCCTGCGCGACCTGCCACGTCTATGTCGACGAAGCCTGGACCGACGAGGTCGGCGAGCCGGAGGCGATGGAGGAAGACATGCTCGACTTCGCCTACGAGGTTCAGCCCAATTCCCGCCTGTCCTGCCAGATCAAGGTCAGGGATGCGCTCGACGGCCTGGTCGTAAGGATACCTGAACGCCAGGCTTAG
- a CDS encoding MATE family efflux transporter translates to MSVSALEGRATRAAWIEEIRATVGLAWPMVLTNVAQTAMTATDVMMMGRLGADIVAAGALGTNLYFAPLMFGLGLMLATSPMMASELGRHRYSVRDIRRTVRQGLWTAIAICVPMWAVLWHAESILLAMGQQPDLSDVAGRYMRTLMWGILPFYGYIVLRSFISALERPGWALAIVFVAVGFNVLANWCLMFGNLGFPAMGIVGSGLATTLSNLLMFGGLAAVVSIDRTFRRYSLFGRFWRADWPRFRALWKLGLPIAAMVAFEVTIFNAAAFMMGLIDAPSLAAHAIALQIASISFMVPLGLGQAVTVRVGRAWGAGDADAVARAGWTAYLLSIAFMSTMALTMFTFPRQLIGAFLDLDDPANAVVLSLGVSFLAYAALFQIVDGAQAVGSGMLRGVHDTAVPMVFAGIGYWGIGLPLGALLAFRFGFGGIGIWIGLSTGLAIVALLLLLRWLRRPSPPAKGVSS, encoded by the coding sequence ATGTCAGTCTCAGCGCTGGAAGGCCGCGCGACACGCGCCGCGTGGATAGAGGAGATTCGCGCCACCGTCGGGCTCGCCTGGCCGATGGTCCTCACCAATGTCGCCCAAACGGCGATGACGGCTACCGACGTTATGATGATGGGACGTCTCGGCGCCGACATCGTCGCCGCGGGCGCGCTCGGCACCAACCTCTATTTCGCGCCGCTGATGTTCGGGCTCGGTCTGATGCTGGCGACGTCGCCGATGATGGCGAGCGAGCTCGGCCGCCATCGCTATTCGGTGCGGGATATCCGTCGCACGGTCCGACAGGGGCTGTGGACCGCGATCGCCATTTGCGTGCCGATGTGGGCGGTGCTCTGGCATGCCGAAAGCATCCTGCTCGCGATGGGGCAACAGCCGGACCTGTCGGACGTGGCCGGCCGCTACATGCGGACGCTGATGTGGGGCATCCTCCCCTTCTATGGCTATATCGTACTGCGATCGTTCATCTCCGCACTGGAAAGGCCGGGCTGGGCTCTCGCGATCGTCTTCGTGGCCGTCGGCTTCAACGTGCTGGCCAACTGGTGCCTGATGTTCGGCAATCTCGGGTTCCCCGCCATGGGCATCGTCGGCTCGGGGCTGGCCACCACCTTGTCGAACCTTCTGATGTTCGGCGGACTGGCCGCGGTCGTCTCGATCGACCGCACGTTCCGCCGCTACAGCCTGTTCGGCCGCTTCTGGCGTGCCGACTGGCCGCGTTTCCGCGCCTTGTGGAAGCTCGGCCTGCCGATCGCCGCGATGGTCGCTTTCGAAGTCACGATCTTCAACGCGGCGGCTTTCATGATGGGACTGATCGACGCCCCGTCTCTTGCGGCCCACGCGATTGCCCTCCAGATCGCCTCGATCAGCTTCATGGTGCCGCTCGGGCTGGGTCAGGCCGTCACCGTGCGCGTCGGGCGGGCCTGGGGTGCAGGCGACGCGGACGCCGTGGCCCGCGCCGGTTGGACGGCCTATCTGCTTTCGATCGCCTTCATGTCCACCATGGCGCTGACGATGTTCACCTTTCCCCGGCAGCTTATTGGAGCCTTTCTCGACCTCGACGATCCTGCAAACGCGGTCGTGCTGTCGCTCGGTGTGTCGTTCCTCGCCTATGCGGCGCTCTTCCAGATCGTCGACGGTGCCCAGGCCGTCGGCAGCGGCATGCTGCGCGGCGTGCACGACACGGCCGTGCCAATGGTCTTCGCCGGAATAGGTTACTGGGGCATCGGCTTGCCGCTCGGCGCGCTTCTCGCATTCCGGTTCGGCTTCGGCGGCATCGGCATCTGGATCGGCCTGTCGACGGGACTGGCGATCGTTGCCTTGCTGCTGCTGCTCCGTTGGCTGCGACGTCCCTCGCCGCCGGCAAAGGGCGTCTCTTCGTAG
- a CDS encoding DUF922 domain-containing protein, with protein MTSLTLSIATFVLSSALCLGIADAASVSRSYSYFRIGGATLPELQDELTSRGPTVKSTGRRHPGATEMQFVNRLDYDGGAGKCRVSKASVSVKAKITLPRWSRPAAAAEDTRLIWGALVGDIKRHEESHVSIARDYARQMEDALLALPTQKTCAIAADKAQETIRRLLVAHDTAQERFDRIERINFSDRMDRLIRYRIEQIEAGRIRN; from the coding sequence ATGACCTCGCTGACCCTCTCGATCGCCACTTTTGTCTTATCGAGCGCCCTTTGCCTCGGCATCGCGGACGCGGCGAGCGTGTCGCGCTCGTACAGTTACTTCCGGATAGGTGGCGCCACCCTGCCGGAGCTTCAGGACGAACTCACGTCTCGCGGACCGACCGTCAAAAGCACCGGTCGGCGCCATCCCGGAGCGACCGAGATGCAGTTCGTCAATCGCCTCGACTATGACGGCGGCGCGGGCAAATGCCGCGTGTCGAAGGCCAGCGTCTCGGTCAAGGCGAAGATCACCCTGCCGCGCTGGTCGCGTCCGGCCGCGGCAGCGGAAGACACGAGGCTGATCTGGGGCGCGCTCGTCGGCGACATCAAGCGGCATGAGGAGAGCCACGTGAGCATCGCGCGCGACTATGCCCGCCAGATGGAGGATGCCCTCTTGGCCCTGCCGACCCAGAAGACCTGCGCAATCGCCGCCGACAAGGCGCAGGAGACGATCCGCAGGCTGCTCGTCGCGCACGATACCGCCCAGGAGCGTTTCGACCGGATCGAGCGCATCAATTTCTCCGACCGGATGGATCGTCTTATCCGCTACCGGATCGAACAGATCGAAGCCGGCCGGATCAGGAACTGA
- the folP gene encoding dihydropteroate synthase, with translation MAYRIWSLAHGRQIALGPTAVVMGIVNVTPDSFSDGGKAAATDAAVQHALQLRSAGAEIVDIGGESTRPGAEPVTALEEQRRVIPVVSELARNPELIISVDTYRAETARMAIEAGAHIVNDIWGLQGEEDIARLAAERGCGLVAMHNGRGRHKLPDPIDDQFSFFRHSIDIARAVGVADGALVLDPGFGFAKDPDENIEIIGRFGDLLRLGYPMLVGTSRKRFLGHVTGRPVGQRDTATAASSAILRLRGASIFRVHDVAASVDALKLADAILKCEGGLQRS, from the coding sequence ATGGCATATAGAATCTGGTCGCTTGCCCACGGTCGGCAGATCGCCCTCGGCCCGACCGCCGTCGTCATGGGCATCGTCAATGTCACGCCGGACAGTTTTTCCGACGGCGGCAAGGCCGCGGCGACGGACGCCGCGGTCCAGCATGCCCTCCAGTTGCGGTCCGCCGGTGCCGAGATCGTCGACATCGGAGGCGAATCGACACGGCCCGGGGCGGAGCCCGTTACCGCCCTCGAAGAGCAGCGCCGAGTGATTCCGGTCGTCTCGGAACTCGCCAGGAATCCCGAATTGATCATATCGGTCGATACCTATCGCGCGGAAACCGCCCGGATGGCGATCGAAGCGGGAGCCCATATCGTCAACGATATCTGGGGGCTGCAAGGCGAGGAGGATATCGCCCGACTGGCCGCGGAGAGGGGGTGCGGGCTCGTGGCGATGCACAATGGCCGGGGTCGCCACAAGCTCCCAGATCCGATCGACGATCAATTCTCCTTCTTCCGCCATTCGATCGACATCGCCCGGGCAGTTGGCGTGGCGGATGGAGCCCTCGTTCTCGATCCGGGATTCGGCTTTGCAAAGGATCCCGACGAGAATATCGAGATCATCGGCCGGTTCGGCGATCTCCTGAGGTTGGGGTATCCGATGCTGGTCGGCACGTCGCGCAAGCGGTTCCTTGGTCATGTCACCGGCCGCCCGGTCGGCCAGCGCGACACGGCGACCGCGGCCTCAAGCGCCATATTGCGGCTGCGCGGAGCGTCCATCTTCAGAGTGCATGACGTCGCTGCTTCCGTCGACGCGCTGAAGCTGGCCGATGCGATCCTGAAGTGCGAGGGAGGGCTCCAAAGGTCATGA
- the folB gene encoding dihydroneopterin aldolase codes for MSYVIRLKNCAFFARHGVHDEEERMGQRFYVDAELTVDAVGALEEDRIGETVDYGLAFGLIEEIVTGRRRFLIEALAHEVGRSLCSRFPMISRAVVTVRKPNAPVNGVLDHVEVTVAWPR; via the coding sequence ATGAGCTATGTGATCCGGCTTAAGAATTGCGCCTTCTTCGCGCGCCACGGAGTCCACGACGAGGAGGAGCGCATGGGACAGCGATTCTACGTCGACGCGGAGTTGACCGTCGATGCCGTAGGTGCGCTCGAAGAGGATCGGATCGGGGAGACCGTCGACTATGGTTTGGCTTTCGGCCTCATCGAGGAGATCGTCACCGGCCGTCGCAGATTCCTGATCGAGGCGCTGGCACATGAGGTCGGCAGGTCGCTCTGCAGCCGGTTTCCGATGATCAGCCGGGCAGTTGTGACCGTCCGGAAGCCGAATGCGCCGGTCAACGGAGTGCTGGATCACGTCGAGGTGACCGTTGCCTGGCCCCGTTGA